The Elusimicrobiota bacterium sequence ACGGAATCCATCGCCATGAACCCAATCCCTAAAAATGGCAAGGTCGCTCGTGGGCCGGGCTTCGACCTGCAATTCGGGATGGGCGGCGAGGACGCGCTGAATGGAAGCGCAAAGTCGGCCTTGACCGAGGACGAGAACCCGGTGGCGCCCCGCCCATTTCAGAAAAATCCGATGGTAAAAAAACCGCGCGGCCTGGCGGCTGGTTAGCACGAAAAGGAAGAGAAACGTTCCGCTTAAAACCGAGACGATCCGGGAATAATCCGTGCCGCGGTAGAGGAATCCGCCCGCCACCACCAAGACCCAGCCCCAAAACACTCCCCGGGCGGTCCTCAAGCCATCGTCCAGGAAGGGGAGGTTGATCCGCTGATAAAACCCGTTCATCACAAATACGGCCATCCAAATCATCACCGCCGCCGTCTGTAGGGGAAAATAGAGAGACTCCGGCATGGCCACTTTATGGGACGGAACCAAACGCGCTCCCCATTCCCAGTAGAACCGCGCGGCATAGGCCAACTTCAACGCCGCCACCACGCATAACAAATCGACCAGGAACAGAACCGAGCGGTTCAGGAAAAGCCTGTGCTTCAAGGTCTTAAGCATCGGATCATTCTAATAATTAACGAGCAGCGGAAGAAACTCGCTCGACAATTCCACGAATGCCGCGAACAAAAGCCGCTCGATTGAACCGTTCGGCTTGGCGGCGAATCCGCGCCGGATCAAACGTCATGCCTTCAAACCGGCGAAGGGCGTCTGACAGGCTTTGAACCGTGGGAACCTCAAAGAACAATCCCGTTTCTCCCTCCAGGACGGTTTCGAGAGCCCCCCCTGCCGCCAAAGCGATCACCGGCCGCCCGGCGGCCATGGCTTCCACGGGGGCGATGCCAAAATCCTCTTCTCCTGGAAAGATAAACGCCCGCGCTCCGACCAAGAGTTTCTTGAGTTCCTGGAAGGAAACCCCACCCAGGAACTCCGTTCGAGGTCCTGCCAGGCGGCGAAGAGTTGGCTCGAAGGGTCCCTTCCCTACAATTTTTAAAGGGAGACCCATTTGCCCACAAGCCTCGATGGCCAGTTCGATTCGTTTGTAGGGGTTCAACCGGGAAACCACGAGAAAATAATCCCCCGGTTCGGTGGAAAAGTCAAAAGAATCCACCTCGACCGGAGGGTAGAGAACATCCGCTTCCCTGCCATAACAGGTGTAAATCCGTTTTCGGATGTGTTGCGAAATCCCGATGAACCGGTCCACCCCGAGATTCGTTTTGAGATCCCACTTTTTCAACCTCCCCAAAACTAGGGACAATAAGGGTTTCAGAAAAACCGGAATGGGTTCCTTTTCCAGATAACGGTCCCGATCCCAGACAAACCGCATGGGCGAGTAGCAATAACAGACATGCCGTGCACCCACCGGAACCGAAATCCCCTTGGCGAAGGCGCTACTGGACGAAAGAATCACATCGAAACCTTTCAAATCAAACCGACTGAAAACCAATGGATAGAGAGGGAGATATTTCTTGAAATGGTTTTGAGAAACGGCAACCTCTGCATAAACGACGTCCGCACGTCCCATTCCGAAAAAAAGGCGGGAAAGTTTTCCGGAAGAAAAATCGAGGTAAAAATCGGAGCTTCGGGAAACGCCTCGTGCATCGCATCCAACGTCCGCTCCGCCCCTCCGTATTGATTCAGAAAATCATGAACAATCGCTATTTTCATGGCACCCGCTTAAGATATTCCCTTCTTTTTTCCAATAATGAAATAAGCCTCTCTGTGCGAAGGCGTTTGCCCTCGACATCCAAGTGATCCACGGTGTTGGTGAAGTTTCAGTAGGGGAAAGCAAAATCGACGGGCGTCCCAAGGATAGGGACAAGAAGGTTATGGCCAAGGTCCCAGGCGAACCGCATCGGCGAAAAGACATGGCTCACGTGCGTTTGGTCTGGCCCCGTCAAAACGCTCTTGGCCACGGGGTGAGACACGGAACGGCCGCCTAGAAAACCGCACCCTACTTTTACCAAAACGGCGAGCAAAGCGAAAAGATTCGCCTTCGGGTAAAGGCCCAGAACTCCCCCCGCCCGCGTCACGAGCCAGTCGCATACGATGCCAATTCTTTTATCCGCCATCATGATCCACGCGCCGCCGGTTCCCGATGGACCGGAAGGGGATGAGAGGGCCCCATCGCTTTCGCATACCCTTTCAGCGTCAACGCCGCACACTGGTCCCAACCGAAACCCTTGGCCCTCTCCAAACCAAGCGCGCGCAAACGCTCTCTCTCAGCTGGATCGTCCAAAAGCCGGGACATCGCCGCGGAGAGACCGTCAACGTCCATGGGATCCACTTGAACCCCCGCGTTTCCCACGACTTCCGGAAGCGACGAGACATTTGACGTCAAGACCGGGCATCCGCATCCCATCGCTTCCAAGAGCGGAAGGCCGAAGCCTTCGTATAAAGAAGGATAGGCCAATAAAGTCGCTCCAGAATAGAGAACGGGCAAGTGTTCCTGAGGAACGTATCCCAGCGTTTTGACATCGTTGGAAAGCCCCCAACGGGACAACAACGTCTTCCAATCGTCAAACAGCCACCCGGCCCCGCCGACCACCGCCAGAGGAAATCGCTCCCGCAAAGAGGGGGACAGCTTGGCGTAGGCCGCGAGGAGCCGTTTCAGGTTTTTGCGGGGCTCTTTCGTTCCAACAGAGATAATGTAATGCCCCGGGGTCAGGCCAAATTTCGCCGTAACGGTCTTGACATCCCCAGGCGCGGCGGGCGTGTATTGGGCGTCTAACCCCAGAGGCGTGACCGTGATCCGATCCGCGGCGATATGTAGATCTTTCACCATTTCCCTCTTCACGGATTCCGAAATGGCGAGAAAATGGCGAATGAGGCTTAGCCGAGGGTAAAAGTACCGTTCGTAAAACTTGACCCGCTCTTTCGGATGAGTTTCCGGGTAATACAGGAACGACAGATCATAGACCGTTACCACCGTTGGACCCCGAAAGGGAAAGGGGGCATAATTCGTTTCGTGATAGAGATCGATGTTCTTGCGGTAGGTGTTGACGCGAAAAAAAAGTTCCAGGGCGACTCGATAGGCCGTGTACATTCCCGGGACATTGCGCAATTGTCTTCTCACTTTCCCGAAAGACGCGCTCGGCAGATTCCGGACCATCGAGGACTGAAAGGTGAGATAGTGGAACATCCATTCATGTTCCGGGCCCACCCGTCGAAGAGCCTCCCCGAGAAAATAAACATAATTCCCCACACCGCTCCGGGGGCTTAACAACGGGATACCGTTTAAAAGAACGCGCATATTAAATCACCGCCGACCGACCGCGAACCGCCTCCGCGTGATACACGAAGGGAGAACCCGTCAAGATCCCATCGCACACCACATCCAAACCGGGATCGGCGCCCGGGCCGAGGTCCATCAGGCGAAATTTCGATCCCAGCCCGTAGGGGGGGTCCCCGGGTCGCGGTTCCATGAACGAGAGCGGAATCATTCGGCGGAAGAAAAAGTGATAGGCATAAAGTCGTGCGCGCCGCCTCTGCTCCGGCGGCAGAGGGGCTCCGATCGGCAATCGGTCCAAAAGTTCCCGGTAATGAGAAGGGGAGCGCGCGTCCCAGGTCAATCCTTTGCCGCGTATCCAGGCCTCTCCGGCCACGATCACGGGTTTTCCCTGGCTGGTCAGCTCAACACCCGTCTTGGTCCCGAAGATCAGAACCGAATCACATCGCTCCATCAACGCGTAGGTGCTGACGGGACTCTCCGGACCGACCAAAAAAACGTTGGGGGGTAGAGGTCGGCCTCTCCGTCGAACTTCTTCCACAATTCTCTGGCGGGACGGCAACGTCCCGCGAATTTCCGCGGGATGGACGCGAATGATTAATTGCAAGTCAGGCCGTTCGGCGAAATAATCGATCGTCAGGAACAACCAGTCCAACAGGTTGGGGAAGGCGTTGGCCGGGTAATGCAGTTGAGCGTCCCACAATACGTTCGTCAACAGGTCGATCCAAGGTTTGGAAGGGTCGGCGCCTACGGCCCGCCGAATATCGTTCTCACTAAAGCGGGGATTCTCGTGAAACCAGATCCAATCCTGGGATCCATACCACCGGCTCTTTAGATAATTGTCCAGTTCTCGGTCCTGCTCTTCCGTTAGGCTCAGGGTTTCCCAAACGTCCGTGGGTTCCGCCATCAACGTGTGATGATAACTGTCCCCATGGCTGAAAATAAAACACTTCTTTCGATAGGCAGGGTTCCAGTTGACCACGGGAATACCCAACGACCGGGCGGCCTCTCCGATCAATCCTTGAGGCACATAAATTCCATGGTTAAAAACCACCCGGTCATACTTTTTTTCCGCCAGAAGACGACGGACCGCCCGCGCCGTCAAAAAAGCCGCTTCAAAATATTTCCTAAAAACCGCGTCCCCCTCCGGCTCGCTCTCCAAGGTCGCCCGGGCATAATAACGGAGCGCGCCGGCGAGGGCGTGTTCTCCCACCGCCATACCGTTGTCGTGGTAGGCACGAAGTTCTTCCGAGGGCCTCTGCAAGAGGCTCTTCATGGATTCCCAATCCGCCGGCCGAACCCAGGAACCCAGACCCTCCACCGGCACGCCCAGACCTCGGTACATGCGCTCCGAAAGAGGGTAACAACTTCCGCATAGCCAAGCTTGGGGACCTTTCTTTAAAAACGAGCGCGGGTTCGGAAACCACAAGTTGTGGCAATCTAAACACGCCGGCAAAACCCCGTCACACAAAAACACCTCCACCCGAGCCTTGCGAAGCGTCAAGGCGACGGCGAGAACGCTTTCCATGGTGTTCCCCGGTAGGTAGGCCCCGACGGCGGTAGCGATTAAAACCCGGGGCCCGGAGGCGGAGCCTAAAGACTTTCGCCAGAGGGGTAGGTCGGCCTCCAGAAGGCCTGGCCAGTCGGGATAGCCTTTTCGGCGTGCCCAGTACCAACGCCGGTAGACCCATCGCACCCAAAGTCCGATCCAAGGAATTTTTTCCAACTGTTCGCGAGCGTTGGCTTTCCAACTCTTCCGGCTCATGGACGCCCACCGCGCCCGAGAAGGAAGGAGGCTTCCGTCCGGATCATGCGCGTCGGGCGACCACGAATAAATTGGCCCCGTCCTTATCCCCACTCACCGAACCTCGAACGCGATCAATGATTTTTGGAGAGACCTGATTCCAAATCCGCTCCTGTAACGAAGGGATAACTCCCATTCCTCGCTCGCCGAACAACCGGAGCATGCGATACCAGAACGTGAACGACGGCCCCTGGTATAGCTTGACCACCACGGAATCGAACCCCGCCAAGGCAAGCCATTGCTTCCAGGTTTCGGCTTCCACCAAAGTGTAATGGTGATACTCCCGATTAACCTTCCGGCTTTGCGCCCAGCCGAAATATCGGGCCAAATGACGCGCGAAACCCAGAAGAGGGACAGTCATGACGAAGAAACCGCCGGGGCGGAGGAGCCGAGCCATTTCGGCCAAACTCGCCTGGGGTTGACGCGTGTGCTCCAACACCGAATTGGCCAGCACGCTCCCGAGGGACCCCGAGGGAAGGGGAACCGTCGTCTCAGATCCCAAAATTCTGTTTTCATACGCTTTTTGATGGGCGCACGCCGTGAGGGCTTCCGGGTCATTGTCAATCCCGAAGTCAATCTTTGAAAAAAGTGCCGCGCCAAAGGAACCGTCCCCGCACCCAAAATCCGCCATGGGCTTTTCGAAGTATTTCCGGTGGCGGTCAATAAGAGTCAGTTCCTGAGCCCGCCAGAGGGTGTGCGCCAGGCTCCCGTAACGGACCAGGCAGACGTCCCCGGGGAACCGTTCCAGAACCACGGGTCGACCGCCCTGAACCAACCCTGTCTTATCGTGCCCATCGGATCGATGTTTGCCTCCCAAAAACCGAACCATAAGAGGACGAACCACATCCAAAACATTGCTGACGCGCCCAACGATCCGATAGAATAGGTCTTTCACGAATGCCCCCCTTTCCGAACGGCCCGGAGAACGACCCGTTCGAAAAATTCTTCCGGTGACGGCAAACCGGGGATCGTCCACCAGGGATGAAACGCCCGCAAGGCGTCCTCTCCGTAATGCCCGGAGGCCACGGCGATGGTGTGCGCTCCGATCGCTTTCCCGCAATGAACGTCATGCGGCGTGTCCCCGATAACGTAGACGTCTTCCACACTGAAGCCCGCCTGGCGCTCGCGTACCATGTCCAGAGCCTGCCGGGCGATGGAGCGGCGGTCCGGAAAACCATCCGAAAAAGCGCCACCGCTAAAAAAACCATCAATGCCGTAATGGGTCAGCTTTGCCCGGGCGCCGGCGCGGGTGTTGCCCGTCAACAACATTGAAAAAATATCCTTGCGAGCCGCGATTCCCTCCAAAATGGCCCGGACACCCGGGAGCACCCGTCCGATTTTGCGCGGCAGAGCCCCGGGCAGACGATCTTCATACACTCGAAGAAACCGGTCCACAACCGTCGAATCCGCGGGGCGGCCCGACTGTTTCACGATTCCAACCGCAATTTCTACGTCGGTCAATCCGGCGGTGGCCAAACCGTTAAAATCCGGCGTCGTTTCCAACACTTCCCGCGCCGCGTCTTCCAGGGCGAAAATGCCCGCTCGGCCGGTGTCCAAGAGGGTCCCATCGATGTCCCACAAAAGCGCGACCGCAAACGGTTTATCCAATGTCTGAATCCTCAACGGAAACCATGGCGGCTCCCTCGCTCCCGGTCGAAGTCCCTTTTATGAGAAGGCTTCCAATGTCCTCCGTTAAACTCTCGGAATCCATACGGTGGGCTTTCAAAACCTCCTCGTAAGTCCCGCAAACAGGCTTTCGTGACAGCCCGAAACGACGGGCTTGGAAAGATCCCACGCCGCGAGTTTCCGCCAAGGAGGCCAACAACCGCTCACCCAACCCACCATTCAAATAATGGTTGTCCAGGGTAATGACCCAAGGCCTATCGCCCACCGCGCCCTTCAACCACTCGGCATCCACTCGATTCAGCCACGGCATGGCCACCAACCGGACGCGGGTCCCGCCGCGAGCCAAGTTTTGCACCGCGAGATAGGCCTGGGTAAGAAGAAGCGG is a genomic window containing:
- a CDS encoding glycosyltransferase family 4 protein — its product is MRVLLNGIPLLSPRSGVGNYVYFLGEALRRVGPEHEWMFHYLTFQSSMVRNLPSASFGKVRRQLRNVPGMYTAYRVALELFFRVNTYRKNIDLYHETNYAPFPFRGPTVVTVYDLSFLYYPETHPKERVKFYERYFYPRLSLIRHFLAISESVKREMVKDLHIAADRITVTPLGLDAQYTPAAPGDVKTVTAKFGLTPGHYIISVGTKEPRKNLKRLLAAYAKLSPSLRERFPLAVVGGAGWLFDDWKTLLSRWGLSNDVKTLGYVPQEHLPVLYSGATLLAYPSLYEGFGLPLLEAMGCGCPVLTSNVSSLPEVVGNAGVQVDPMDVDGLSAAMSRLLDDPAERERLRALGLERAKGFGWDQCAALTLKGYAKAMGPSHPLPVHREPAARGS
- a CDS encoding class I SAM-dependent methyltransferase, which encodes MKDLFYRIVGRVSNVLDVVRPLMVRFLGGKHRSDGHDKTGLVQGGRPVVLERFPGDVCLVRYGSLAHTLWRAQELTLIDRHRKYFEKPMADFGCGDGSFGAALFSKIDFGIDNDPEALTACAHQKAYENRILGSETTVPLPSGSLGSVLANSVLEHTRQPQASLAEMARLLRPGGFFVMTVPLLGFARHLARYFGWAQSRKVNREYHHYTLVEAETWKQWLALAGFDSVVVKLYQGPSFTFWYRMLRLFGERGMGVIPSLQERIWNQVSPKIIDRVRGSVSGDKDGANLFVVARRA
- a CDS encoding capsule biosynthesis protein, with amino-acid sequence MESVLAVALTLRKARVEVFLCDGVLPACLDCHNLWFPNPRSFLKKGPQAWLCGSCYPLSERMYRGLGVPVEGLGSWVRPADWESMKSLLQRPSEELRAYHDNGMAVGEHALAGALRYYARATLESEPEGDAVFRKYFEAAFLTARAVRRLLAEKKYDRVVFNHGIYVPQGLIGEAARSLGIPVVNWNPAYRKKCFIFSHGDSYHHTLMAEPTDVWETLSLTEEQDRELDNYLKSRWYGSQDWIWFHENPRFSENDIRRAVGADPSKPWIDLLTNVLWDAQLHYPANAFPNLLDWLFLTIDYFAERPDLQLIIRVHPAEIRGTLPSRQRIVEEVRRRGRPLPPNVFLVGPESPVSTYALMERCDSVLIFGTKTGVELTSQGKPVIVAGEAWIRGKGLTWDARSPSHYRELLDRLPIGAPLPPEQRRRARLYAYHFFFRRMIPLSFMEPRPGDPPYGLGSKFRLMDLGPGADPGLDVVCDGILTGSPFVYHAEAVRGRSAVI
- a CDS encoding haloacid dehalogenase-like hydrolase, which encodes MDKPFAVALLWDIDGTLLDTGRAGIFALEDAAREVLETTPDFNGLATAGLTDVEIAVGIVKQSGRPADSTVVDRFLRVYEDRLPGALPRKIGRVLPGVRAILEGIAARKDIFSMLLTGNTRAGARAKLTHYGIDGFFSGGAFSDGFPDRRSIARQALDMVRERQAGFSVEDVYVIGDTPHDVHCGKAIGAHTIAVASGHYGEDALRAFHPWWTIPGLPSPEEFFERVVLRAVRKGGHS